One window of Paludibacter propionicigenes WB4 genomic DNA carries:
- a CDS encoding aminoacyl-histidine dipeptidase — protein sequence MNANDIRQLEPAALWQNFYNLTRVPRPSHKKEEIGLFLENFGKSLGLETLRDEIGNVLVRKPATPGMENRKAVVLQAHMDMVPQKNSNVTHDFQTDPIDAHIDGEWVTASDTTLGADNGIGLAAAMSVLQSKDIPHPAIEMFVTVDEETGMFGAFGLQPNFLKGDILINMDSEDEGELYVGCAGGIDGDITFRYTEVEIEEGDVALKISLTGLKGGHSGVDIHLQRANANKLMFRFLKDAVSDYEARLASIDGGSLRNAIPREAFAVITVPEEGVEDIIEFVKEYEELFIEEFKGVEDKISFTVEQVELPTGLIPEVVQDDLINSITACPNGVARFIPELPTVVETSNNLAIVKSDGSTITVRCLIRSSVESRKEELASMVESVFSLAGAKVALVGGYPGWKPNLESPILKEMIKVYENKYGITPKIMIIHAGLECGILGTHYPKMDMISFGPTIRYPHSPDEKVNIATVQKFWDFLVATLENIPLK from the coding sequence ATGAACGCAAACGACATTCGACAGTTAGAGCCTGCAGCGCTCTGGCAAAACTTCTATAATCTAACCAGAGTACCACGCCCTTCGCACAAAAAAGAAGAAATCGGTCTTTTCCTCGAAAACTTCGGAAAATCACTCGGATTAGAAACCCTCCGCGACGAAATTGGCAATGTGCTGGTTCGCAAACCGGCCACCCCGGGCATGGAAAACCGCAAAGCAGTGGTTCTGCAAGCCCACATGGACATGGTACCCCAAAAGAACAGTAACGTAACACATGATTTTCAGACAGACCCCATTGATGCACACATCGATGGCGAGTGGGTTACTGCTAGCGATACTACCCTCGGTGCCGACAACGGAATAGGACTGGCAGCAGCTATGTCTGTTTTGCAATCGAAAGATATACCACATCCCGCTATCGAAATGTTTGTAACTGTTGACGAGGAAACGGGCATGTTTGGTGCCTTTGGTCTGCAGCCCAATTTTCTGAAAGGTGACATTCTGATAAATATGGACTCCGAAGACGAAGGCGAACTGTATGTGGGTTGCGCCGGGGGTATTGACGGAGATATCACATTCCGCTATACCGAAGTTGAAATTGAAGAAGGCGATGTGGCTTTGAAGATTTCGCTCACCGGACTCAAAGGCGGTCACTCCGGTGTGGACATTCACTTACAACGGGCTAATGCCAACAAGTTAATGTTCCGCTTCCTGAAAGATGCTGTGTCCGACTACGAAGCCCGACTGGCAAGCATAGACGGAGGTAGCCTGCGCAATGCCATTCCGCGTGAAGCATTTGCCGTTATCACTGTTCCCGAAGAGGGAGTTGAAGATATCATTGAATTCGTAAAAGAATACGAAGAACTCTTCATTGAAGAATTTAAAGGAGTGGAGGACAAAATCTCGTTCACGGTCGAACAGGTTGAGCTTCCTACAGGGTTAATTCCCGAAGTAGTTCAGGATGACTTAATCAACAGCATCACAGCATGCCCTAACGGCGTTGCACGTTTTATCCCCGAACTGCCGACCGTGGTAGAAACCTCGAATAATCTGGCTATCGTAAAATCCGACGGAAGCACCATCACTGTACGTTGTTTGATTCGTAGCTCGGTTGAGTCGCGCAAAGAGGAACTGGCATCGATGGTAGAGAGTGTATTCAGTCTGGCTGGTGCAAAAGTCGCGCTGGTAGGCGGATACCCAGGCTGGAAACCAAACCTGGAATCGCCCATATTAAAAGAAATGATCAAAGTATATGAAAACAAATACGGCATTACCCCAAAAATAATGATAATACATGCCGGATTGGAGTGTGGTATTCTTGGAACTCATTATCCGAAAATGGATATGATTTCATTCGGACCAACCATCCGCTACCCACATTCGCCCGACGAAAAAGTAAACATCGCTACTGTTCAGAAATTCTGGGATTTCTTAGTGGCAACATTAGAAAATATACCATTAAAGTAG
- a CDS encoding zinc-dependent metalloprotease produces the protein MRRFSLFISVMLCFVICSETYADFLFFKSKKKEVKKEAVADKPAAKGPKPYRQVITNKAKTTSGLFMVHKVDNSYFFEIPDSVLNRDLLVVNRISKSAADIRKGFSGYAGDEIGENVIRFEKGPNDKLFMKSISYSEQSKDSSGMFFSVLKSNVQPIVGAFDIKAYKKDSVSKAQSSVIEITDFANGDNSIWFFDERVKRNFSLDRVIPDRSYIDTIRSFPTNVEVRTVKTYMQKPETPSGITPDPVTYELNTSIVILPKVLMKPRYADPRVGYFTANYTDFDKNPQGVEQISMISRWRLEPKDEDIEKYKKGELVEPKKPIVFYIDPTTPKKWIPFLIQGVNDWQKAFEKAGFKNAIYALEAPKDSSWSIDDARHSAIVYKPSSISNASGPHVHDPRTGEILETHINWYHNVMEILHDWYFVQTAAIDTAARKMHFSDELMGQLIRFVSSHEVGHTLGLRHNFGSSSTVPVEKLRDKAWVEANGHTPSIMDYARFNYVAQPEDHVGPAGIFPRIGIYDDWSIEWGYKWLPEFKTPQDEIPYLNKRVIEKLNSDKRFTFGTEMDPNDPRNQSEDLGDNSMKASTYGIKNLQRILPNLLDWTKEPNKDYSNTTKMYTQIISQFGRYMLHVTKNVAGIYSTPKRVEQPGALYEFVPAATQKEALAFLSVQLFNTPAWLVNKDIIEKLDVNPVTSIGSIQRTVVQRLISKNTFDKMLQNESFNGSTAFTPLQLLDYLKKSIWSELGTGKNVDIYRRNLQKFYIDALLDLANNAGGVRAALQPAGTSRSASDASGIARIHLLTLKSEIAKASVVSSGVTKAHFVDLLALINDTLDPKK, from the coding sequence ATGCGGAGATTTAGCTTGTTTATAAGCGTAATGCTTTGTTTTGTTATTTGTTCAGAGACGTATGCCGACTTTTTGTTTTTCAAAAGCAAAAAGAAGGAAGTGAAAAAAGAGGCAGTTGCCGATAAACCGGCAGCTAAAGGACCAAAGCCATACAGGCAGGTAATAACCAATAAAGCCAAGACAACATCGGGGTTGTTTATGGTTCATAAGGTAGATAACAGTTATTTCTTCGAAATTCCTGATTCTGTATTAAATCGGGATTTATTGGTGGTAAACCGTATTTCTAAATCGGCAGCCGATATCAGAAAAGGCTTTTCAGGCTATGCCGGCGACGAAATTGGAGAAAACGTCATCCGCTTTGAGAAAGGGCCGAACGACAAATTGTTCATGAAGTCTATTTCCTATTCAGAGCAATCAAAAGATTCATCGGGCATGTTCTTCTCTGTACTCAAATCAAATGTACAACCAATAGTAGGGGCATTTGATATAAAAGCATACAAAAAAGACTCCGTATCCAAAGCTCAAAGCTCTGTTATAGAAATCACCGATTTTGCCAACGGCGATAATTCAATTTGGTTTTTTGACGAAAGAGTGAAAAGGAACTTTTCACTGGATAGAGTTATACCCGATCGTAGTTATATTGATACGATCAGATCATTCCCTACAAATGTAGAGGTGAGAACGGTAAAAACGTATATGCAAAAACCGGAAACACCGTCAGGAATAACGCCCGATCCGGTTACGTATGAACTAAATACGTCTATCGTAATTTTGCCCAAGGTATTGATGAAACCACGCTACGCTGACCCCAGAGTAGGTTATTTCACAGCAAATTATACCGATTTTGATAAAAATCCGCAGGGAGTTGAGCAAATATCCATGATTTCACGATGGAGACTGGAACCAAAAGACGAAGATATAGAAAAATACAAAAAAGGTGAGCTGGTAGAACCCAAAAAGCCGATTGTCTTTTATATTGATCCGACTACACCGAAAAAATGGATTCCTTTTTTGATACAAGGAGTAAACGATTGGCAAAAGGCTTTTGAAAAAGCAGGATTTAAAAATGCCATCTACGCTCTTGAAGCTCCCAAAGATTCAAGCTGGAGTATCGATGACGCACGGCATTCGGCCATTGTGTATAAACCATCCAGTATTTCCAACGCCAGCGGTCCGCATGTACACGACCCACGTACCGGAGAGATTCTGGAAACACATATAAATTGGTATCACAACGTGATGGAAATCCTTCATGACTGGTATTTCGTACAAACTGCGGCAATTGATACTGCGGCACGTAAAATGCATTTTAGCGATGAACTGATGGGACAATTAATTCGATTTGTTTCATCTCACGAAGTAGGACATACACTTGGTCTGCGTCACAACTTCGGTTCTTCCAGCACCGTCCCCGTTGAAAAACTTCGCGACAAGGCATGGGTGGAAGCTAATGGACACACACCTTCCATTATGGATTATGCGCGCTTCAACTATGTTGCTCAACCCGAAGATCACGTTGGACCTGCTGGTATATTTCCGCGAATTGGCATTTATGATGACTGGTCAATAGAATGGGGCTATAAATGGCTACCCGAATTTAAGACTCCGCAAGATGAAATTCCTTATTTGAATAAAAGGGTGATTGAAAAACTGAATTCCGATAAGCGATTTACTTTTGGCACAGAAATGGACCCGAACGATCCTCGCAACCAAAGCGAAGATCTGGGCGATAATTCAATGAAAGCCAGCACTTATGGAATCAAAAATCTGCAACGTATTTTACCAAATTTGCTTGATTGGACTAAAGAACCAAATAAGGATTACAGCAATACTACGAAAATGTATACGCAGATTATAAGCCAGTTTGGACGTTATATGCTTCATGTTACTAAAAATGTAGCCGGCATTTACAGCACTCCAAAACGAGTGGAACAACCGGGTGCATTGTATGAATTCGTTCCTGCAGCAACTCAAAAGGAAGCATTGGCATTTCTGAGCGTTCAATTATTCAATACTCCTGCATGGTTAGTAAATAAAGATATAATTGAAAAATTGGATGTTAATCCTGTTACCTCAATAGGAAGTATCCAGCGTACAGTCGTTCAACGATTGATCAGTAAAAACACATTTGATAAAATGTTACAGAATGAGTCCTTTAACGGTAGCACAGCTTTTACACCGCTTCAATTGCTTGATTATTTGAAAAAAAGTATTTGGAGTGAACTTGGAACCGGTAAAAATGTAGATATATATCGACGCAACCTGCAAAAATTTTACATTGACGCATTGCTTGATCTGGCAAATAATGCCGGTGGAGTTCGCGCTGCCTTGCAGCCTGCAGGCACATCTCGTAGTGCTTCCGATGCAAGTGGTATTGCCCGCATTCATTTACTGACGTTGAAATCTGAAATAGCTAAAGCTTCAGTTGTAAGTTCCGGTGTTACCAAGGCACACTTTGTTGATCTGCTTGCCCTCATCAACGACACACTAGACCCCAAAAAATAA
- a CDS encoding C1 family peptidase: MKKALLLVVIVLSCSFTFAQEVKVPAAKVDSFNFTVVKQNKITSVKNQASSGTCWSFSGLGFFEAELLRMGKPEVDLSEMFVVHHSYSDKADKYVRMNGTSNFGGGGSFYDVVYVLKNYGIVPETLMTGLNYGEEKHKHGELDALTSAYVKVIVSNPNKKLSTAWKAGFDGILDAYLGQTPKEFTVAGKKFTPQSYEQSLGLNLDDYVSLTSFTHHPFYTKFAIEIPDNWRNDESYNLPLNEFMQVFDNAIDKGYCIAWASDVSEKGFTRNGIAVDPEVKVANLPGTDQAKWLNISQKEMEEKIYKVQGPQPEVKVTPEIRQAGFDNYQTTDDHGMVIFGTAKDQNGTKYYLVKNSWGTDSKYKGIWYASEAFVMHKTIDILVHKDAVPKEILKKLGIK, translated from the coding sequence ATTAAAAAAGCACTTTTGTTAGTAGTGATTGTTTTGAGCTGTAGCTTTACCTTTGCTCAAGAAGTGAAAGTTCCAGCCGCTAAAGTTGACTCTTTCAATTTTACAGTAGTAAAACAAAACAAAATCACATCAGTAAAAAATCAGGCCAGCTCAGGTACTTGCTGGAGTTTTTCCGGCCTAGGATTCTTTGAAGCTGAGTTGCTTCGAATGGGAAAGCCGGAAGTTGATTTGTCTGAAATGTTCGTGGTTCATCACTCTTACTCGGATAAAGCCGATAAATATGTTAGAATGAACGGAACTTCTAATTTTGGAGGCGGAGGTTCGTTCTACGATGTGGTATACGTACTTAAAAACTACGGTATTGTTCCAGAAACACTTATGACCGGATTAAATTATGGTGAAGAAAAACATAAACATGGTGAGTTGGATGCGTTGACATCTGCCTATGTGAAGGTTATTGTTTCTAATCCCAACAAAAAGCTTTCTACAGCTTGGAAAGCCGGATTTGATGGAATTCTGGATGCCTATCTGGGTCAAACCCCAAAAGAGTTTACTGTAGCCGGTAAGAAGTTCACTCCACAAAGCTACGAACAATCTTTAGGATTAAACTTAGATGATTATGTATCATTGACCTCGTTTACTCACCATCCATTCTACACTAAGTTTGCCATAGAAATTCCTGATAACTGGCGCAATGACGAATCGTATAATTTACCGCTTAATGAGTTTATGCAGGTATTTGATAATGCTATCGACAAAGGATACTGCATTGCATGGGCGTCGGACGTAAGCGAAAAAGGATTTACCCGCAACGGTATAGCTGTTGACCCTGAAGTGAAAGTGGCTAATTTACCCGGCACCGATCAGGCAAAATGGTTGAATATATCGCAAAAAGAGATGGAGGAAAAAATCTACAAAGTACAAGGTCCTCAACCCGAAGTAAAAGTAACTCCGGAAATTCGTCAGGCTGGTTTTGACAACTATCAGACAACCGATGACCATGGTATGGTTATTTTCGGAACGGCTAAAGATCAGAACGGAACGAAGTATTATCTGGTAAAAAATTCGTGGGGAACTGATTCAAAATACAAAGGAATCTGGTATGCCAGCGAAGCATTTGTAATGCACAAAACCATTGATATTCTAGTTCACAAAGATGCAGTACCAAAAGAAATTCTGAAAAAACTGGGAATTAAATAA
- a CDS encoding cytochrome d ubiquinol oxidase subunit II, with product MITYSFLQHYWWFLISLLGGILAFLLFVQGGQSLLFSLSKTEDERRLLVNTLGRKWEFTFTTLVTFGGAFFASFPLFYSTSFGGAYWVWMAILFCFILQAVSYEFQSKPGNVFGTTTYRAFLFANGLLGTFLIGAAIATFFTGSDFIVNKSNITVQLAPVISSWGNEWHGLDALFNLRNWMLGFAVFFLARSLAVLFFINRLNHEVLEARSRKYLWYNAIPFVVFFLVFVIWTLFSEGFAVDASTGVVSMEKYKYFTNLMEMPIVLVLFLLGVVAVLFGVIATWISPKFKKGIWFAGVGTIVTVCSLLLVAGYNNTAYYPSVNLQSSLTIFNSSSSFFTLKAMSLVSLLIPIVLVYIFIAWRSMEKKRIDIEDVNGDDHAY from the coding sequence ATGATAACATATTCATTTTTACAACACTACTGGTGGTTTCTGATATCACTTCTTGGTGGAATTTTGGCATTTTTACTTTTTGTTCAAGGCGGGCAATCGTTGTTATTTTCGCTCTCTAAAACAGAGGATGAAAGGCGTTTACTGGTGAACACGCTAGGACGAAAATGGGAATTTACATTTACAACGCTGGTAACTTTTGGAGGCGCATTCTTCGCATCTTTTCCTTTGTTTTATTCTACAAGTTTTGGTGGAGCTTACTGGGTCTGGATGGCAATTTTGTTCTGTTTTATACTTCAGGCTGTTTCCTACGAATTTCAGTCGAAACCGGGCAATGTGTTTGGAACCACAACCTATCGTGCTTTTCTTTTTGCTAACGGATTGTTGGGTACATTCTTAATTGGTGCAGCTATTGCTACATTCTTTACCGGTTCTGATTTCATTGTAAACAAAAGCAACATTACGGTACAACTGGCACCGGTTATCAGTTCGTGGGGTAACGAGTGGCATGGGTTGGATGCACTATTTAATCTTCGAAACTGGATGCTTGGATTTGCCGTTTTCTTTCTGGCACGTTCTCTTGCAGTTTTGTTTTTTATCAATAGATTGAATCATGAAGTACTAGAAGCCCGATCCAGAAAATACCTGTGGTATAATGCTATTCCTTTCGTGGTGTTCTTCCTTGTTTTTGTTATTTGGACACTTTTCTCCGAAGGTTTTGCCGTTGATGCTTCAACCGGAGTTGTATCGATGGAAAAATATAAATACTTTACCAACCTAATGGAAATGCCAATAGTTTTGGTGTTGTTTTTATTAGGTGTAGTGGCTGTTTTGTTTGGTGTAATAGCTACCTGGATTTCACCTAAGTTCAAAAAAGGAATCTGGTTTGCCGGAGTTGGAACTATCGTGACAGTTTGTAGTTTGCTGTTGGTGGCAGGTTATAATAATACTGCTTATTATCCTTCTGTAAATCTTCAGAGCTCTCTTACTATTTTCAATTCATCTTCCAGTTTCTTCACGCTGAAAGCTATGTCACTGGTATCTCTTCTTATTCCGATAGTACTGGTTTATATATTTATTGCCTGGCGTTCGATGGAAAAAAAGAGAATCGATATTGAAGATGTGAATGGCGATGACCATGCATATTAA
- a CDS encoding cytochrome ubiquinol oxidase subunit I, producing MMNLLDATLVDWSRAQFAMTAMYHWLFVPLTLGLGVIMSVMESLYVKTGDEAWKKATKFWMTLFGVNFAIGVATGIILEFEFGTNWSNYSWFVGDIFGAPLAIEAIVAFFMEATFISIMFFGWKKVSKKFHLASTWLTVLGATISALWILVANAWMQYPVGMEFNPDTVRNEMIDFWSILLSPVAINKFFHTVLSGWVLGGLFVVGVSSWFLLKKRDVDFALKSIKVGAIFGLVSSLLIAYTGDGSAYNVAQRQPMKLAAMEGLYEGKAGAGLVAVGVLNPEKKAYNDSVNPYLFKVEIPSMLSILAYRDVNAFVPGVKDIIDGGYQTPKGTALSFEEKHTRGKAAIQSLSDYQKAVAAKDTAAAKMHKAQLKENYAHFGYGYIDKAENLIPNVPTIYYSFHLMVALGFYFIALFGLVLFFSYKKQIEKYGWLLRICLWSIPLGYVAGQLGWAVAEVGRQPWAIQDVLPLNAAISNISTYSVKITFFLFLILFTALLIAEIRIMLKQIKQGPEVH from the coding sequence ATTATGAATCTATTGGATGCAACGTTAGTAGATTGGTCGAGGGCGCAATTTGCCATGACTGCCATGTATCACTGGCTTTTTGTTCCATTAACCCTCGGGTTGGGCGTTATCATGTCGGTAATGGAAAGTTTGTATGTGAAAACAGGTGATGAAGCCTGGAAAAAAGCCACCAAATTTTGGATGACTCTTTTTGGTGTAAACTTTGCGATTGGAGTAGCTACCGGTATCATTCTGGAATTTGAGTTTGGTACCAACTGGTCAAACTACAGCTGGTTTGTGGGCGATATTTTTGGTGCTCCACTGGCTATTGAAGCTATTGTGGCTTTCTTTATGGAAGCAACTTTTATCTCTATCATGTTTTTCGGGTGGAAAAAGGTCAGTAAGAAATTTCACCTGGCATCTACCTGGCTCACAGTGCTTGGAGCTACCATTTCGGCATTATGGATTTTGGTTGCCAATGCATGGATGCAATATCCGGTAGGTATGGAGTTTAATCCGGATACAGTTCGTAACGAGATGATTGACTTTTGGAGTATCCTGCTTTCGCCAGTGGCGATTAATAAATTTTTCCACACAGTACTATCCGGTTGGGTGCTGGGAGGTTTATTTGTAGTGGGTGTTAGCTCATGGTTTCTGCTCAAGAAAAGAGATGTTGATTTTGCTCTTAAAAGTATAAAGGTTGGAGCCATTTTTGGACTTGTATCTTCATTACTTATTGCTTATACCGGTGATGGTTCTGCCTACAATGTGGCTCAGCGTCAACCAATGAAACTGGCAGCAATGGAAGGCCTCTATGAAGGGAAAGCAGGTGCGGGATTAGTGGCTGTGGGTGTTCTGAATCCCGAAAAGAAAGCTTATAATGATTCTGTCAATCCTTATTTATTTAAAGTAGAAATTCCGTCCATGTTATCCATTCTGGCTTATCGCGATGTGAATGCATTTGTTCCGGGAGTTAAGGATATTATTGATGGAGGTTATCAGACTCCGAAAGGTACAGCATTATCTTTCGAGGAAAAACATACACGAGGAAAAGCGGCTATTCAATCTTTATCCGATTATCAAAAAGCTGTTGCTGCCAAAGATACTGCAGCTGCAAAAATGCATAAGGCTCAACTGAAAGAAAATTATGCACACTTTGGTTATGGATATATTGATAAAGCCGAGAATTTAATTCCTAATGTGCCGACTATATATTATTCATTTCACCTGATGGTGGCTTTAGGTTTTTATTTTATTGCATTGTTTGGACTGGTACTTTTCTTTAGTTATAAGAAACAAATTGAAAAGTATGGCTGGTTGCTCCGGATTTGTTTGTGGAGTATTCCGCTTGGATATGTTGCCGGTCAGTTGGGTTGGGCTGTTGCTGAGGTTGGTCGCCAACCGTGGGCAATTCAGGATGTTCTGCCATTGAACGCAGCCATTTCCAATATATCAACTTATTCGGTAAAGATTACTTTCTTTTTGTTCTTAATTCTGTTTACAGCTTTGTTGATTGCCGAAATACGCATCATGCTTAAACAGATAAAACAAGGACCGGAAGTTCATTGA
- a CDS encoding DUF4492 domain-containing protein: MKTPSFLQNLVTFYRDGFRGMTVGKTLWLLVLIKLFIMFAILKVFFFPNYLKTNFKTDESRSNHVRQELIDRTD; this comes from the coding sequence ATGAAGACTCCTTCCTTTTTACAAAATTTGGTGACATTTTATCGTGACGGCTTCAGGGGTATGACTGTAGGTAAAACTTTATGGTTGTTAGTGCTTATTAAACTTTTTATTATGTTTGCAATACTGAAGGTTTTCTTTTTCCCCAATTATCTGAAAACAAATTTCAAGACTGACGAAAGCAGATCAAATCACGTTCGCCAGGAACTGATAGACAGAACCGACTAA
- a CDS encoding hemolysin family protein, whose amino-acid sequence MEIVIIIALILLNGIFSMSEMSLVSARKFKLESAKKKGSAGAKTALDLSENPTKFLSTVQIGITLIGILLGVYSGASLTHDVELYLTHVDVLSPYAHDLAVVIIVIVVTYLSIVLGELLPKRLGLAFPEPIAIFLAKPMKMLSVITSPFVWLLTISNDIILKVLGIKNTMESRVSEEEIKSIIKESAEGGEIQNIEQDIVERVFELGDRRVNSLYTHKNDIVFFVETDGLQTVRQKITAEKHSAYPVCSEDDIDKVTGIVLLKDLFTPSIEQDFDLKNFIKEPLYLTEGTYAYKVLEMFKAKRMHYGIVVDEYGSTKGIVTMDDVVDALIGDVTEHNQDEYQITVRDDSSWFVDGQYSFAEFLRYFDIEMEEEIDGDFVTIAGFFIYKFNNLPNIGDTVTIESYTLEVIDKDGQRIDKILVTKGSRL is encoded by the coding sequence ATGGAAATAGTTATTATTATTGCGCTCATTCTTTTGAACGGCATATTTTCAATGTCGGAGATGTCGTTGGTTTCGGCCCGAAAGTTTAAACTTGAGAGTGCTAAGAAAAAAGGCAGTGCCGGAGCTAAAACAGCTTTAGATTTATCAGAAAATCCTACCAAATTTCTTTCAACAGTTCAGATTGGCATTACGCTTATCGGGATATTGCTGGGGGTGTACAGTGGCGCGAGTCTCACCCACGATGTGGAACTGTATCTGACTCACGTTGACGTTCTAAGCCCTTACGCGCACGACCTGGCAGTGGTAATTATAGTTATAGTTGTTACATACTTGTCTATTGTGCTTGGAGAATTGCTCCCTAAGCGTTTAGGACTTGCATTTCCCGAACCTATTGCTATTTTTCTGGCCAAACCAATGAAAATGTTGTCGGTTATTACTTCCCCTTTTGTTTGGTTGCTTACCATTTCCAACGACATTATCCTTAAGGTATTGGGAATTAAAAATACGATGGAAAGTAGAGTGTCTGAAGAAGAAATAAAGTCGATTATAAAAGAAAGCGCTGAGGGAGGCGAGATTCAGAACATTGAACAGGATATTGTAGAGCGGGTTTTTGAGCTTGGCGACAGGAGAGTAAATTCATTGTACACTCACAAAAATGACATTGTTTTTTTTGTCGAAACAGATGGTTTGCAAACAGTAAGGCAAAAAATTACAGCCGAGAAACATTCGGCATATCCGGTTTGCAGCGAAGATGATATTGATAAAGTTACCGGCATTGTTTTACTCAAAGATTTGTTTACTCCTTCAATTGAACAGGATTTTGATTTAAAAAACTTCATCAAGGAGCCATTATATCTTACCGAAGGAACATACGCCTACAAAGTATTGGAAATGTTTAAGGCTAAACGCATGCATTATGGGATAGTGGTAGATGAATATGGTTCAACAAAGGGAATTGTGACTATGGATGATGTGGTAGATGCGCTTATTGGCGATGTAACAGAACATAATCAGGATGAATATCAGATAACAGTGCGCGATGACAGTAGTTGGTTTGTCGATGGACAATATTCATTTGCGGAATTCTTGCGCTATTTTGATATTGAAATGGAAGAAGAGATTGACGGTGATTTTGTAACAATAGCCGGATTCTTTATTTATAAATTCAATAACCTTCCCAACATCGGAGACACAGTTACGATAGAATCCTATACACTCGAAGTTATTGATAAAGACGGACAGCGTATCGATAAAATATTAGTGACGAAAGGGTCAAGATTGTAA